In Microcoleus sp. FACHB-831, one genomic interval encodes:
- a CDS encoding regulatory protein RecX, producing MNCLQYFYRLLSRREYSASELKKKGNEHGYSESEITEAINDLQLKDYQSDTRLVANLIASSQGKYGKSVLKRKCMEKGIPADVFEEVWLSQDESDEIDGLADLKAKVMRKYKIEDFQSIDQKTKAKLLNYLQYRGFNGFAVMNQWRMQQEEEEE from the coding sequence ATGAATTGCCTCCAGTACTTTTATCGGCTTTTAAGCCGCCGAGAATACAGCGCTAGCGAATTAAAGAAAAAAGGGAACGAACATGGTTATTCAGAGAGCGAAATTACTGAAGCCATCAACGATCTTCAACTCAAAGACTATCAGTCTGACACTCGATTAGTTGCCAACCTGATCGCATCTTCTCAAGGCAAATACGGTAAATCTGTGCTGAAGCGAAAATGCATGGAAAAAGGAATTCCTGCTGATGTATTTGAAGAAGTATGGCTGTCACAAGATGAAAGTGATGAAATAGATGGTTTGGCCGATCTAAAGGCAAAAGTAATGCGTAAATACAAAATTGAAGATTTTCAAAGTATTGACCAAAAAACTAAAGCTAAGTTGTTAAATTACTTGCAATATAGAGGATTTAATGGCTTTGCAGTTATGAACCAATGGCGAATGCAACAAGAAGAAGAAGAGGAGTAG